In the Campylobacter sp. RM6914 genome, one interval contains:
- a CDS encoding metal ABC transporter permease: MLEVLNLNFMQNALMAGILVSIICGLIGSLIVINRMTFIAGGIAHGAYGGIGIAFFFSLEPLLGAGAFSLLLALIIATITLNDKARIDSVIGAIWAFGMAIGIIFIDLTPGYSSDLMSYLFGSILAVSDTDIYFMSVICVVFTAVIVLFYRQFVAVSFDSEFASLRGVNTKLFYYILVCMTALCVVATIRVVGLILVIALLTIPPYIAQGLASRLSSMMLISALFSAVFCVVGLFLSFWLNLTSGASIILVASVCFFVFSIFFRRFRG; encoded by the coding sequence ATGCTTGAGGTATTAAATTTAAATTTTATGCAAAATGCTTTGATGGCTGGAATTTTAGTAAGTATTATATGTGGTCTTATCGGCTCTCTTATCGTGATAAATCGCATGACTTTTATCGCAGGAGGCATAGCTCATGGAGCGTATGGCGGTATAGGCATAGCGTTTTTCTTCTCGCTTGAACCGCTTTTAGGAGCAGGGGCTTTCTCACTCTTACTTGCTCTCATAATCGCAACCATCACTCTAAACGACAAGGCTCGTATCGACTCCGTCATAGGGGCTATATGGGCATTTGGCATGGCGATAGGCATTATATTTATAGACCTTACTCCTGGATATAGCTCTGATTTGATGAGTTATCTTTTTGGCTCGATACTAGCCGTAAGTGATACGGATATTTACTTTATGAGTGTTATCTGTGTGGTTTTTACCGCCGTTATCGTTCTTTTTTACCGTCAGTTTGTGGCGGTTAGTTTTGATAGCGAATTTGCAAGCTTGCGCGGAGTAAATACAAAGCTTTTTTACTATATCCTAGTTTGCATGACTGCACTTTGCGTGGTAGCCACCATACGAGTAGTAGGTCTTATACTTGTTATCGCTCTTCTTACTATACCGCCTTATATAGCGCAAGGTCTTGCTAGCAGACTTAGCTCTATGATGCTTATCTCCGCACTCTTTTCGGCTGTATTTTGCGTTGTAGGGCTATTTTTGAGCTTTTGGTTAAATTTAACTAGCGGAGCTAGTATTATACTTGTGGCTTCGGTTTGTTTTTTTGTATTTAGTATATTTTTTAGACGCTTTAGAGGATAG
- a CDS encoding metal ABC transporter ATP-binding protein has protein sequence MSYTIEISNLNFNYDDQVVLENINLTYNSNDFLAIIGPNGGGKSTLLKLMLGLLRPQSGEIKLFGKAPHEVSKLIGYVPQNLISNPNFPMRVIEVVLMGLIDKKIFGFYTKAQKESAMQALAKVGMQDFAYRRIGELSGGQRQRAYIARALCANAKILMLDEPTASIDTKGQTEIYNILKNINSQGTGIVLISHDLNITLNFATKVAYVSKNLYIHDIDKSAKKQEFINHLSSSHSHFCDVEIALGECECKDPLHASAIKFTPAENKILGGFHA, from the coding sequence TTGAGCTATACGATAGAAATTTCAAATTTAAATTTCAACTACGACGATCAAGTTGTCCTTGAAAATATCAACCTAACCTACAACAGTAACGACTTTTTAGCTATCATCGGGCCAAACGGAGGAGGTAAAAGCACCCTGCTTAAACTCATGCTAGGGCTTTTAAGGCCTCAAAGCGGCGAGATAAAGCTCTTTGGCAAAGCTCCGCATGAAGTAAGCAAGCTTATCGGCTATGTTCCACAAAATTTAATATCCAACCCGAATTTCCCGATGCGTGTTATAGAGGTCGTTTTGATGGGGCTTATCGATAAAAAAATTTTTGGTTTTTACACAAAAGCCCAAAAAGAAAGTGCCATGCAAGCCCTTGCAAAAGTTGGCATGCAAGACTTCGCCTATCGCCGTATCGGAGAGCTTAGCGGGGGACAAAGGCAACGTGCTTATATAGCGCGAGCGCTTTGCGCAAATGCTAAAATTTTAATGCTTGACGAACCGACCGCAAGTATCGATACAAAAGGGCAAACTGAAATTTATAATATATTAAAAAACATAAACTCCCAAGGAACCGGCATAGTTTTGATCAGCCACGACCTAAATATCACGCTAAATTTTGCCACAAAAGTCGCTTACGTAAGTAAAAATTTATATATCCACGACATCGATAAAAGCGCTAAAAAACAAGAATTTATAAACCACCTAAGCAGCTCTCATAGCCATTTTTGCGATGTTGAGATAGCACTTGGTGAGTGCGAATGCAAAGACCCACTACATGCAAGCGCTATTAAATTCACTCCTGCAGAAAATAAAATTTTAGGCGGTTTTCATGCTTGA
- a CDS encoding HoxN/HupN/NixA family nickel/cobalt transporter — translation MMTRILVLILFSINAFGCALCSLYSPTAHVSTKFDTNSTNITGVNFTWSFSENFSELMRQNFDINSDKIIDEKEIREIRLLLLDYLVPRHYLTNVEYYEKDTDAVKFELYLKDYELYFDEGRLKFDLSFKSELPLKEGFVLSVEILDKEEYFHFKFIDSDAYEINDGFWVIPNLNSNIAFYTLSNKHEAKAHNDKPTLKSIVTNQNEHEEIDRIDEEKFNFIAKAGLSYLDRLKELIKNNNETRTNAGLFFMLFCSFVYGFLHAAGAGHGKMLTSSYFAATGGSYTKAAIFSLKIGFMHVLGAFLFVFIMFFSISQISPTYTKDAARLTTIASAIIIIAISLYMIYNKLKFYTKSKNAHDYKFSPHKPGCGCHVCSALAKDDKKSYEEWLISAAVALVPCPGTILVFILAYELGSYLLGFLSGVFMALGMSAVIFIAAVFGATVNKGAFKKLEKFKIYPELIALLFMFSLGLFMLFTSVLQVSVF, via the coding sequence ATGATGACGCGCATCTTAGTGCTTATACTTTTTAGCATTAACGCATTTGGGTGCGCTCTTTGCTCCCTTTACTCGCCGACTGCGCATGTTAGCACAAAATTTGATACAAACTCGACAAATATCACAGGCGTAAATTTTACATGGAGTTTTTCTGAAAATTTCTCCGAGCTGATGAGACAAAATTTTGATATAAACTCCGACAAAATTATCGACGAAAAAGAGATAAGAGAGATAAGACTGCTTTTACTTGACTATCTAGTTCCAAGACACTATCTCACAAACGTCGAATACTACGAAAAAGATACTGATGCCGTTAAATTTGAGCTTTATTTGAAAGATTATGAGCTTTATTTTGATGAAGGAAGGCTAAAATTTGACCTATCTTTTAAGAGTGAACTACCGCTTAAAGAGGGATTTGTGCTATCTGTTGAGATACTAGATAAAGAGGAGTATTTTCATTTTAAATTTATAGATAGCGATGCTTACGAGATAAATGACGGCTTTTGGGTTATACCCAACCTAAATTCAAACATCGCATTTTACACTCTCTCAAATAAACACGAGGCAAAAGCGCACAACGACAAGCCGACCTTAAAATCCATAGTAACAAACCAAAACGAACACGAAGAGATCGACCGTATAGACGAAGAGAAATTTAACTTCATCGCAAAAGCGGGACTAAGCTATCTTGATAGACTTAAAGAGCTTATCAAAAACAACAACGAAACACGCACAAACGCGGGGTTATTTTTTATGCTGTTTTGCTCGTTTGTTTACGGCTTTTTACATGCGGCTGGAGCAGGACACGGCAAAATGCTGACAAGTTCGTATTTTGCTGCAACCGGCGGTAGCTACACAAAAGCGGCGATATTTTCTTTAAAGATCGGCTTCATGCATGTTCTTGGGGCGTTTTTGTTTGTATTTATAATGTTTTTTAGCATCTCGCAAATAAGCCCGACATATACCAAAGATGCCGCACGACTTACTACGATAGCTTCGGCGATTATTATCATTGCTATTTCACTTTATATGATATATAATAAACTCAAATTTTACACCAAAAGCAAAAATGCTCACGACTATAAATTTAGTCCACATAAGCCGGGTTGCGGTTGCCATGTCTGCAGTGCGTTAGCAAAAGATGATAAAAAATCCTACGAAGAGTGGCTGATCTCGGCGGCGGTTGCGCTAGTTCCTTGCCCTGGGACTATACTTGTTTTTATCCTAGCTTATGAGCTTGGAAGCTATCTTCTAGGGTTTTTAAGCGGGGTTTTCATGGCTCTTGGCATGAGTGCGGTGATATTTATAGCGGCAGTTTTTGGAGCGACCGTAAACAAAGGTGCGTTTAAAAAGCTGGAAAAATTTAAAATTTATCCAGAACTCATCGCGCTTTTGTTTATGTTTAGTCTTGGGCTTTTTATGCTTTTTACATCGGTGTTACAAGTGAGTGTATTTTGA
- a CDS encoding metal ABC transporter solute-binding protein, Zn/Mn family, giving the protein MKKIFTFLMLSAIALFAKPIVTASILPTKYFIEQIAQDTVTVNVMVGKGADPHTYEPKPKQMQELEKSEIYFAVGTEFEEVWLKRFTKTFKNLKIAHTDEGIKKISMANEHEHHHEHGPHCDHDHGGLDPHIWLDPVLVKAQASNIAKVLMETFPQNKELYEQNLAKFQAKLDALDKEISDLLKDTKNRKFIVYHPSWGYFAHRYDLEQIAIEIEGKEPKPAQIAELIEKAKEHNVKVIFVAPQFSQKAAKLIASQINANVVSIDQLPLEWEEEMKKTAEILAKSL; this is encoded by the coding sequence ATGAAAAAGATTTTCACTTTCTTAATGTTAAGTGCAATCGCACTGTTTGCAAAACCGATAGTTACGGCAAGTATTTTACCTACAAAATACTTCATCGAACAAATCGCTCAAGATACCGTTACAGTAAATGTCATGGTTGGCAAAGGAGCCGATCCGCACACTTACGAGCCAAAACCAAAGCAGATGCAAGAGCTTGAAAAAAGCGAAATTTATTTTGCCGTCGGAACGGAATTTGAAGAAGTTTGGTTAAAAAGATTTACTAAAACATTTAAAAATTTAAAGATAGCCCACACCGATGAAGGCATCAAAAAGATCTCCATGGCAAACGAGCATGAGCATCATCACGAACATGGTCCACACTGCGACCACGATCACGGCGGACTTGACCCGCATATCTGGCTTGATCCCGTGCTTGTAAAGGCGCAAGCTAGCAATATCGCAAAAGTTCTAATGGAAACTTTCCCGCAAAACAAAGAGCTTTACGAGCAAAATTTAGCCAAATTTCAAGCTAAGCTAGACGCGCTTGATAAGGAAATTTCAGACCTTTTAAAAGATACGAAAAACCGTAAATTTATAGTCTATCATCCATCTTGGGGATACTTTGCACACCGATATGACCTAGAGCAAATCGCCATAGAGATCGAGGGCAAGGAGCCAAAGCCGGCTCAGATCGCAGAACTTATCGAGAAAGCAAAAGAGCATAACGTAAAAGTTATCTTTGTTGCGCCACAATTTTCGCAAAAAGCCGCAAAGCTTATAGCAAGTCAAATAAACGCTAATGTCGTTTCTATCGATCAACTACCGCTTGAATGGGAAGAAGAGATGAAAAAAACGGCTGAAATTTTAGCCAAAAGTCTATAA
- a CDS encoding Fur family transcriptional regulator codes for MQAENILQEHGVKPTALRARIVEILKTSQTPLSYDEILQNLDANKTTFYRSMQLFEEHGLIIRTENNHKSYYELADGAKAYFICDICHKVTNIEVPMPKEARVVKSAVIKGICGECEA; via the coding sequence GTGCAAGCAGAAAATATTTTACAAGAACACGGAGTAAAACCGACCGCTCTTCGCGCTAGGATAGTAGAAATTTTAAAAACAAGCCAAACTCCGCTTAGCTATGATGAGATACTACAAAATTTAGACGCAAATAAAACCACTTTTTATCGCAGTATGCAACTTTTTGAAGAGCACGGGCTTATAATTAGAACTGAAAATAACCACAAAAGCTATTATGAATTAGCAGACGGTGCGAAAGCGTATTTTATATGCGATATTTGCCACAAAGTAACAAATATCGAAGTGCCTATGCCAAAAGAGGCAAGAGTGGTAAAAAGCGCCGTTATAAAGGGGATTTGTGGTGAGTGTGAGGCTTAA
- a CDS encoding acyl-CoA thioesterase, translating to MKEFIYKTTVPPQAIDMHGHMNNTYYFILMQEAAFAHSNTVGDTIEAQKERNGVWLITTNEASYIAPVKLGDKIEIYTWTQALKRASSVRFFEFKKDGEIFATAKTCFVYFDPQKSRPKAIPQEILKLYE from the coding sequence ATGAAAGAATTTATATATAAAACCACAGTTCCCCCGCAAGCCATCGACATGCACGGACACATGAACAACACGTATTATTTCATACTTATGCAAGAGGCGGCTTTTGCACACTCAAACACGGTCGGCGATACGATAGAGGCGCAAAAAGAGCGAAACGGGGTTTGGCTTATCACAACAAACGAGGCCTCATATATCGCTCCCGTCAAGCTTGGCGATAAGATAGAAATTTATACCTGGACACAGGCTTTAAAGCGTGCAAGTTCGGTTAGATTTTTCGAATTTAAAAAAGACGGCGAAATTTTTGCTACGGCAAAGACTTGTTTTGTTTATTTTGACCCGCAAAAGAGCCGTCCAAAAGCCATACCGCAAGAGATTTTAAAACTTTATGAGTGA
- a CDS encoding class I SAM-dependent methyltransferase has translation MKNMWDKKANNYQRYNGKLGEFQAKFFEVLHNYGINFTDKTLVDIGCGTGVYTLYLATKCAHVTGVDNSRGMLEILREDADKFDIKNLSLICKPWSEFKSDKIYDIAFCTMSPAIQSEADFAKFNTLGNEKIYLGWAKPRSSDLLEPFFEKYGRKTTNFIVANKLKAWLEAQNIKFKHEILSETRVVTRKFDQAFENICWHLEINELAYDKNEVYVMLEKMCKNGEINEKIDSLMSVFVF, from the coding sequence ATGAAAAACATGTGGGATAAAAAAGCGAATAATTATCAACGATATAATGGGAAACTCGGTGAATTTCAAGCTAAATTTTTTGAAGTTTTGCATAATTACGGTATAAATTTTACAGATAAAACACTTGTTGATATAGGTTGCGGAACGGGAGTTTATACGCTTTATCTAGCTACAAAATGTGCTCACGTAACAGGGGTTGATAACTCACGGGGTATGCTTGAAATTTTAAGAGAGGATGCGGATAAATTTGACATCAAAAACCTTAGCCTCATTTGTAAGCCTTGGAGTGAGTTTAAAAGTGATAAGATCTATGACATCGCATTTTGCACGATGAGTCCTGCGATACAAAGCGAGGCTGATTTTGCCAAATTTAACACCCTTGGTAATGAAAAAATTTATCTTGGTTGGGCAAAACCTAGAAGCTCTGATCTGCTTGAGCCGTTTTTTGAAAAATATGGAAGAAAAACCACGAATTTTATAGTTGCAAATAAGCTTAAGGCATGGCTTGAAGCACAAAATATAAAATTTAAACATGAAATTTTAAGTGAAACCAGAGTTGTAACTAGAAAATTTGATCAAGCTTTTGAAAATATCTGCTGGCATCTTGAGATAAATGAACTTGCGTATGATAAAAACGAAGTTTACGTTATGCTTGAAAAAATGTGCAAAAACGGTGAAATAAATGAAAAAATCGACTCTTTAATGAGTGTTTTTGTATTTTAA
- a CDS encoding cytochrome-c peroxidase — protein sequence MRKIFLLMFFMVSIFADSLSFSPLVKVEYDKEKAMLGKKLFFDKRISRSGTLSCESCHNLYWDLSGTSRERPQKGMLNPISVLNAAFTYIFYSDGRKRDIYDQVVESITSRSELNSDEDQIMDVLDSIPEYRILFRKVYKDDIKFKYIVDSIVEFEKSVSSVNSRFDKYLLGDSRALNSEEKRGFELFQKIGCMACHNGKNLGSNLLQDTDFHKHANSRVINADEKSNKRLHKVPSLRNIARTAPYLYDGSIEDLRDVIRMVSHHQLQYTINKEELDSIYSFLLSLDGEVPRIINDSASN from the coding sequence ATGAGAAAAATTTTTTTACTAATGTTTTTTATGGTGTCTATTTTTGCAGATAGCCTATCATTTTCGCCACTTGTAAAAGTAGAATACGACAAAGAAAAAGCCATGCTTGGCAAAAAGTTATTTTTCGACAAGCGCATAAGCAGAAGCGGAACTCTGTCTTGCGAAAGTTGCCATAACCTCTACTGGGATCTAAGCGGCACGAGTAGGGAGCGTCCGCAAAAAGGCATGCTAAATCCTATAAGCGTTTTAAACGCAGCCTTTACTTATATATTTTACAGTGACGGACGAAAGCGAGATATATACGATCAAGTCGTTGAGTCTATCACTTCAAGATCAGAACTAAATTCAGATGAAGACCAGATAATGGATGTCTTAGACTCTATACCGGAGTATAGAATTTTATTTAGAAAAGTCTATAAAGATGATATAAAATTTAAATACATCGTAGACTCAATAGTCGAATTTGAAAAATCCGTCTCAAGTGTAAATTCAAGATTTGATAAATATCTGTTAGGTGATAGCAGGGCGCTTAATAGCGAAGAAAAACGGGGATTTGAGCTTTTTCAAAAGATAGGTTGCATGGCATGCCATAACGGTAAAAATTTAGGTTCAAATTTACTTCAGGATACGGATTTTCATAAACATGCTAACTCGCGTGTCATAAACGCGGATGAAAAATCAAACAAAAGACTTCATAAAGTGCCTTCTCTAAGAAATATCGCTAGAACCGCTCCGTATCTATATGACGGAAGTATAGAAGATCTGCGTGATGTTATAAGGATGGTAAGCCATCATCAACTACAATACACGATAAACAAGGAAGAGTTAGATAGTATATATAGCTTTTTGTTATCGTTGGATGGGGAAGTCCCAAGGATAATCAATGACTCCGCATCTAATTAA
- a CDS encoding bifunctional diguanylate cyclase/phosphodiesterase, which yields MTPHLIKFLTSLITIIFLICSFNLYKLNQVSVVNDKISSEILNLKLINKDIDNGLEHNIFSSSLDKLNDDIKKFSTALTALKEINTKTLSKGFYDLSAKIEGLDELYLQKQLLIDKSNYISSSIMSFIYIGEHEAKKYELQDFDSLFLKLRSIIAFNAEKPKSIEADIDLFFSMFPKDQNILKMINSAKYALNLSYELDEILNKNNELKLNKFIDDFEKEHIEWRQSSLERFERLQVVTFIMFFILLGFIIRQLRRIENDERSIRILKTTIDNDHSSIVHTDHNNRILYVNKTFEDTTGYAFKEVKGKDPNLLKSYMHTPEIYDSIKNSVTKALPWETEELISRCKDGSLVYEKAKFIPFFFKSKLEGFIAIKLDRTRETRVLNELTIKNEQVKAQSVVDKLTGFGNYFALTEKLEAGKDGMLVCISVRNFKMLRFFYQTKIIDAMLKALANTLKLCVDTSEINAELFRFQDDAFYIWYYGDTIVRDIELIKDYFDFNKIDVVVDGKTETLPGPKIVIGVSLAADTVQTNRLMQAVLANQQALNLGTDVYYYQENDAIEIQYYKNQLITQLIEYALENNMVIVECQGIYDISQDEKEPKFYEVLVRIVDQSGKIRYPGEFLEVAMQTQLYVQITKKVILHAFSLVERYPEYTFSVNLSSSDIADVSVRELLEEKLKLCSNPSHICFEMLESEEMSDYATVNLFIKHAKSYGCKISIDDFGSGYSNYYRILELDIDNIKIDGSIIKKLPFDQNARVLVETIVSFASKQGYKIVAEFVSTPEILEQVKFFGIKYGQGFFLGKPKPMDF from the coding sequence ATGACTCCGCATCTAATTAAATTTTTAACATCTTTAATAACAATAATATTTTTAATATGCTCGTTTAACCTATATAAACTAAACCAAGTTTCTGTTGTAAATGATAAAATAAGCTCTGAAATTTTAAATTTAAAGCTTATAAATAAAGACATAGACAATGGCTTGGAGCATAATATCTTCTCGTCAAGTCTGGATAAACTAAACGACGATATCAAGAAATTTAGCACCGCACTTACAGCACTAAAAGAGATAAATACAAAAACTCTTTCAAAAGGTTTTTATGATCTTTCGGCAAAGATAGAGGGGCTTGATGAGCTTTATTTGCAAAAACAACTTTTGATAGATAAGTCAAACTATATCAGCTCAAGCATAATGTCTTTTATCTATATCGGCGAGCATGAGGCTAAAAAATACGAACTTCAAGACTTTGACTCATTGTTTTTAAAACTAAGAAGTATAATCGCATTTAATGCCGAAAAGCCAAAGTCGATAGAGGCTGATATTGATCTATTTTTTAGCATGTTCCCAAAAGATCAAAACATACTCAAAATGATAAATAGTGCCAAATACGCACTTAACCTATCTTACGAACTAGATGAAATTTTAAATAAAAACAATGAGCTAAAGCTAAATAAATTTATAGATGATTTTGAAAAAGAGCATATCGAGTGGAGACAAAGCTCGCTAGAGCGCTTTGAAAGACTTCAGGTTGTTACGTTTATAATGTTTTTTATCCTTTTGGGATTTATCATACGTCAATTAAGGCGTATCGAAAACGACGAAAGAAGTATAAGAATTTTAAAAACAACTATCGATAACGATCACAGCTCTATCGTTCATACCGACCATAACAACCGCATACTTTACGTAAATAAAACATTTGAAGATACGACCGGTTATGCCTTTAAAGAGGTTAAAGGCAAGGATCCAAATTTACTAAAATCATACATGCACACACCAGAAATTTACGACTCGATTAAAAATTCGGTCACAAAGGCACTTCCTTGGGAGACCGAAGAGCTGATAAGCAGATGTAAAGACGGTTCGCTTGTGTATGAAAAGGCTAAATTTATACCGTTTTTCTTTAAGTCTAAGCTCGAAGGTTTTATTGCTATAAAGCTTGATAGAACGCGTGAAACTAGAGTCTTAAATGAACTTACGATAAAAAATGAGCAGGTAAAGGCACAGTCTGTCGTGGATAAATTAACAGGCTTTGGTAACTATTTCGCACTAACGGAAAAACTAGAAGCAGGTAAAGACGGAATGCTCGTTTGCATCAGCGTTAGAAACTTTAAAATGCTGAGGTTTTTTTACCAAACAAAGATCATAGACGCAATGCTTAAAGCTCTTGCTAACACGCTTAAGCTTTGCGTTGATACTTCCGAGATAAACGCAGAGTTGTTCCGCTTTCAAGATGATGCGTTTTATATTTGGTACTACGGCGATACTATTGTTAGAGATATCGAGCTTATAAAGGATTATTTTGATTTTAACAAGATTGATGTCGTAGTAGACGGCAAAACCGAAACCTTGCCAGGACCAAAAATCGTCATAGGTGTTTCGCTCGCCGCCGATACGGTGCAGACAAACCGCTTGATGCAAGCCGTGCTAGCCAACCAACAAGCGCTTAATCTAGGAACTGATGTTTATTACTATCAAGAAAACGACGCGATCGAGATACAATACTATAAAAACCAGTTGATAACTCAACTTATCGAGTATGCACTCGAAAATAACATGGTTATAGTAGAGTGTCAAGGCATATATGATATATCGCAAGATGAAAAAGAGCCGAAATTTTATGAAGTCTTGGTTCGTATAGTGGATCAAAGCGGCAAAATTCGCTATCCGGGAGAGTTTTTGGAAGTTGCTATGCAGACGCAACTTTATGTGCAAATCACAAAAAAAGTTATACTCCACGCATTTTCGCTTGTCGAGCGCTACCCGGAGTATACGTTCTCCGTGAATTTATCAAGCTCGGATATCGCCGATGTATCAGTGCGCGAGCTACTTGAAGAGAAGTTAAAACTTTGCTCTAACCCTAGCCACATTTGCTTTGAGATGCTTGAGAGTGAAGAGATGAGCGACTATGCGACGGTAAATTTATTTATCAAGCACGCAAAAAGCTATGGTTGTAAAATTTCTATCGACGACTTTGGTTCAGGATACTCAAACTACTACCGAATTTTAGAGCTTGATATAGATAATATCAAAATCGACGGCTCTATCATCAAAAAACTTCCGTTTGATCAAAATGCAAGGGTTTTGGTCGAAACTATCGTGAGCTTTGCAAGCAAACAAGGCTATAAAATAGTAGCTGAATTTGTAAGCACGCCTGAAATTTTAGAACAAGTTAAATTTTTTGGCATCAAGTATGGACAGGGATTTTTCTTAGGAAAACCAAAGCCTATGGACTTTTAA
- the nfo gene encoding deoxyribonuclease IV: MRYIGAHVSSSGGVENAPLNAAKIGANAFALFVKNQRQWSAKPLEDKSIKAFKQNCIDAGILPKHILPHDSYLINLGHFDDTKREQSFNAFMDEIERVEQLGLELLNFHPGSHLKEISENECLSLIAECMNEAIRRSKNVKLVIENTAGQGSNLGYKFEHLAFLIERINDKSRVGVCLDTCHTFAAGYDLRTPEAYKKTMDEFDNIVGYDFLSAMHLNDSKFDLACKKDRHESLGKGFLGMSAFDNIINDERIEDIPLILETIDESIWKDEIEILRNLQKDRNV, from the coding sequence ATGAGATATATCGGAGCGCATGTCAGCAGTAGCGGAGGAGTTGAAAATGCGCCTTTAAATGCAGCAAAGATCGGTGCAAACGCTTTTGCACTTTTTGTTAAAAATCAGCGCCAATGGAGTGCAAAACCACTTGAAGACAAAAGCATAAAAGCCTTTAAGCAAAATTGTATCGACGCCGGAATTTTACCCAAGCACATCCTACCTCACGATAGCTACCTTATAAATTTAGGTCATTTTGATGATACAAAAAGAGAGCAGAGTTTTAATGCCTTCATGGACGAGATCGAACGTGTCGAGCAACTTGGCCTTGAGCTTTTAAATTTTCATCCAGGCTCTCATCTAAAAGAGATAAGTGAAAACGAGTGCTTAAGTCTTATCGCAGAGTGTATGAATGAGGCTATAAGACGCAGTAAAAATGTCAAACTTGTCATAGAAAACACCGCCGGTCAGGGTTCAAATTTGGGTTATAAATTTGAACATTTGGCGTTTTTGATAGAGCGTATAAATGATAAAAGCAGGGTTGGGGTTTGTCTTGATACCTGTCACACATTTGCCGCAGGCTATGATCTAAGAACGCCCGAGGCATATAAAAAAACAATGGATGAGTTTGATAATATCGTTGGATATGATTTTTTATCAGCCATGCATTTAAACGACTCTAAATTTGACCTTGCGTGCAAAAAAGACCGCCATGAAAGCCTTGGAAAGGGCTTTTTAGGCATGAGCGCTTTTGATAATATCATAAATGATGAGCGCATAGAGGATATTCCGCTTATTCTTGAAACTATTGATGAGAGTATTTGGAAAGACGAGATAGAAATTTTAAGAAATTTACAAAAGGATAGAAATGTTTAA